CCGAGCTGTACGAGCTCAAGCTGCCCATCGTGGGCCGCGACGCTGATCCGGAGTACGGGCTCGCGTTCGACCTGCTGTCCAGTCAATTCGAGAAGGTCTTCACCGGTCATGCCAACGGGGTCATCACGCTGGACCTTGCCGAGGGTGACGACGTGCACCGCGAGCAGCTGCGCATCTCGATGGACGAGCCGTACCGCACCCTGCTCGGACACTTCCGTCACGAGATCGGCCACTACTACTTCTACCGTCTGATCGGGACGTCGTCGGACTACCTGGAGCGGTTCAACGAGCTGTTCGGCGATCCCGACCTCGACTATCAGGCGGCGCTGGATCGCCACTACAGCGAGGGTGCGCCGGCCGGCTGGCAGAAGGATTACGTGTCGTCCTACGCCACGATGCATCCGGCCGAGGATTGGGCGGAGACCTTCGCCCATTACCTGCACATCCGCGACACCCTGGACACCGCCGCCGCCTTCGGGTTCGCACCCGCCGGTGCCACCTTCGAACGACGCACGTTGGGGCCCAGCGGTTTCGACACGATCATTGACCTCTGGCTGCCGCTGTCGTGGGCACTGAACATGGTGAACCGCTCGATGGGCAAGGACGATCTCTATCCCTTCGTACTACGGGGCCCGGTGCTCGAGAAGATGCGGTTCATCCACACGGTGATCGATGAGATCACCTCGAATCCGGTGAAACTCGCCGAGATCGGCGCCCCGGCGCAGGATCAGCAGACGCAGTTGGGCTAGTCGCCGAGATCAGGGGCCCACGGTGTGCCGTTGATGTGACCGCCGCCATCGACGAACAGCGTGTTGCCCGTCAGGTAACGCGAGCCTTCGCCGGCCAGGAACACCGCAACGGGCGCGATGTCGTCATAGGGGTCGCCCATGCGTCCCATCGGGTTCGCCGCATCGGCTACCGCCTCCAGCTCGGGGTACTCGCCGATTGCGCGAAAGAAGGCCTGGCTCTTGGCCGCCGGGCAGATCGCGTTGACGGTGACGCCCGTGGGCGCCCACTCCCGTGCCGCGGTGCGGGTGAGGGCACGCAGCGCCTCTTTGGCCGCGTTGTACTCCAATGAGCCCATATGGGCATTGACGCCATTGAGGCTGCACATGTTGATGACCCGACCCCAGCCGCGCTCCTTCATGTGCGGGAACGCAGCGCGCATCGCCCAGAACGGACCGTAGTAGCCGACGGCGATGCCCTGCGACAGTTGTTCGTCGGTCTTCTTCTCGACCCGGCCGATCCCGCCGCCGCCCCAGGCGTTGTTCACCACGATGTCGATGGACCCGTACGCCGACAGCGCGGTCTGCACCGCGTTTTCGACCTGCTCGCGGTCGGACACGTCCGTGCCGACATACGTTCCGCCTATCGACTGGGCGACGGCTTCGCCTGCCGCCGAGTCGATCTCGGCGACCACCACCTTGGCACCCTCATCGGCGAAGCGTCGGACGATGCCCTCGCCGATGCCCGCGCCGGCGCCGGTCACCAGCGCCACCTTGCCGTCGAGGTTTCCGCTCATGAGCCTGCGATCCCCGACGCCAGAAGATCGCGTGCCTCCGATTTGCCGTCCAGCGTCCGTGTCGTGCGTTCGACGATCTGCCAACGGTCGTCGATGAGCTGCAGCCGGAAGTGGTTGACTCCTGCGCGCGCGACGACGAACCCCTCGCCGCGATGAACCAACAGGATCGACTCGCACACCGCCACCGCGTCCATGCCATCGACGGTCACCACCGCCGGGCCCAGGAAATGACTGCAGCCCCGGTGGATCAGCCCCTGATGGGCGTCGGAGCGCACCATGGCCGCCACGTCCTCGCGGCTGCGCATCGACCAGCCTTCCACGTCGTAGCTCCCGTCGGTGGCCCACAACTGTGCCGCGGCGTCGGCTTCACCGGCGTCGACCAGCGGACCGTACGAGGCGATCAACCGCTCGATCGCGCGCTCCTCCTCGATGCGTTCGAGCCGTCGTTCCAGTTCGAAAATCCGCTCGTCGTTCAACGAAATTCCTTTCAACTAACCGGATCCCATGAGTTTTTCCATGAACTTGTGCGTACCGAGAACCACTTTCACGCGGTCGGGATCGTTTCGACGAGCGATGTCATCGCCATTGCCCCCTGCGATATGGATCGGGCCGTGGGGGAGTTGTTCGAGACCCTCGCGGGCGACGTCCGCGGGGTTGGCGACGCGCATGCCGGGGACATCGAAGTTCAGCCCGACGCGCTCCATGGCCGGGGTGCGGGTGACTCCGAGCACCAACTCCAGCACGTCGACGCCGTAATCGCGTAGCTCGAGCCACAACCCTTCGGCGAAGATGCGCCCAAAGGCCTTCACACCCCCGTATACGGTGTGGCGCATCGATCCGAGGTAGCCGGCCATCGAGCCGACCATCAGGATGCCGCCGCGCCGGCGATCCCGCATCGGCCTGCCGAAGTGCTGCACCAGTGCCAGCATGGTGCCGATGTTGAGGTCGATCACCCTGCCGAAGTCGCTCAGCGCACCATCCAGGAAGTGCTCGCTGCAGGTGTTCGCACCCGCGTTGTAGATGAGCAGACCCACCTCGAGGTCGGAAGTGGCGTCCGCGATGCGAGTCACCGCGTCGGCCGACACCAAATCCACAGCGAGTGTTCGTACTTCGACGCCCAGGGCACGACACGTTTCCGCGGTCTCGGCCAGGGGATCGGGCTTTCGGGCGATCAGGACGAGGTTGATTCCCGCGGCAGCCAACTGCCGCGCGAATTCCGCGCCGACGCCCTCGGAGCCGCCAGCGACGACGGCCCACGGCCCATACTTCGATAGCTCCATCACGGGTTCATCTTTACCCCGACAGTCGCAGGAAGGCTCTGCCGCGTCCCGATAGGCGGTAACCCACGTCCAGGCTGATTGTCAGGCCCAGCCCCTTGAGTTGGCGGACGCGGCGTTTGAACCGGGGTGCGTCCATCCCGACGCGGTCGGTGAGATCGGGTGCGCGCACCGCCTCGTTGGCGCCGATCAATTGCAGGTACTGCCTCGTCCACGGCTCGGTGGCTGCGTCCCAGCGGTCCAGGCGCGCCGTGATCGCAGCCACATCGGCGGGTGACAGCCGGTCCTCGGCGGCAAGCGCGGGCCGTTCGTCGGGTGCCAGGAAGGAGACCGCGATCGCATAGGTGTGCCGGGCGTGCCTGCGGTTCAGGTCTTTCTGGGCGGTCGCGGCATCCGAGTAACCGGC
The sequence above is drawn from the Mycobacterium gallinarum genome and encodes:
- a CDS encoding nuclear transport factor 2 family protein; its protein translation is MNDERIFELERRLERIEEERAIERLIASYGPLVDAGEADAAAQLWATDGSYDVEGWSMRSREDVAAMVRSDAHQGLIHRGCSHFLGPAVVTVDGMDAVAVCESILLVHRGEGFVVARAGVNHFRLQLIDDRWQIVERTTRTLDGKSEARDLLASGIAGS
- a CDS encoding zinc-binding metallopeptidase family protein → MRDFTCPNCGQRLAFENSVCLSCRSRIGFSLDDMALLVIAPGPESEHAGAVDSSEYRLCANLHLAECNWLVEKGPIAKLCASCALTRTRPNDADAVALAAFATAERAKRRMIAELYELKLPIVGRDADPEYGLAFDLLSSQFEKVFTGHANGVITLDLAEGDDVHREQLRISMDEPYRTLLGHFRHEIGHYYFYRLIGTSSDYLERFNELFGDPDLDYQAALDRHYSEGAPAGWQKDYVSSYATMHPAEDWAETFAHYLHIRDTLDTAAAFGFAPAGATFERRTLGPSGFDTIIDLWLPLSWALNMVNRSMGKDDLYPFVLRGPVLEKMRFIHTVIDEITSNPVKLAEIGAPAQDQQTQLG
- a CDS encoding SDR family NAD(P)-dependent oxidoreductase encodes the protein MSGNLDGKVALVTGAGAGIGEGIVRRFADEGAKVVVAEIDSAAGEAVAQSIGGTYVGTDVSDREQVENAVQTALSAYGSIDIVVNNAWGGGGIGRVEKKTDEQLSQGIAVGYYGPFWAMRAAFPHMKERGWGRVINMCSLNGVNAHMGSLEYNAAKEALRALTRTAAREWAPTGVTVNAICPAAKSQAFFRAIGEYPELEAVADAANPMGRMGDPYDDIAPVAVFLAGEGSRYLTGNTLFVDGGGHINGTPWAPDLGD
- a CDS encoding SDR family NAD(P)-dependent oxidoreductase, whose translation is MELSKYGPWAVVAGGSEGVGAEFARQLAAAGINLVLIARKPDPLAETAETCRALGVEVRTLAVDLVSADAVTRIADATSDLEVGLLIYNAGANTCSEHFLDGALSDFGRVIDLNIGTMLALVQHFGRPMRDRRRGGILMVGSMAGYLGSMRHTVYGGVKAFGRIFAEGLWLELRDYGVDVLELVLGVTRTPAMERVGLNFDVPGMRVANPADVAREGLEQLPHGPIHIAGGNGDDIARRNDPDRVKVVLGTHKFMEKLMGSG